From a region of the Myroides sp. JBRI-B21084 genome:
- the recQ gene encoding DNA helicase RecQ, whose product MKSIEIDLHKELKKYFGFSQFKGLQEQVVNSIIYGNNTFVIMPTGGGKSLCYQLPALVLEGTAIVVSPLIALMKNQVDAVRSLSNEIGVAHVLNSSLTKTEITQVKEDIKKGITKLLYVAPESLTKDEYVDFLNSVPLSFIAIDEAHCISEWGHDFRPEYRNLRNIIRKLGDIPIIGLTATATPKVQEDILKNLEIPDANVFKASFNRPNLYYEVRPKTKNVESDIIKFINQFKGKSGVIYCLSRKKVEEITQVLQVNGISAVAYHAGLDAKTRAKHQDMFLMEDVNVVVATIAFGMGIDKPDVRFVIHHDIPKSLESYYQETGRAGRDGGEGYCLAYYAYKDIEKLEKFMAGKPLAEQEIGYALLQEVVAYSETSISRRKFLLHYFGEEFDEVNGEGADMDDNARNPKNKTEAQNQVSLLLKTIKDTKQIYKSKEIVLTLLGKINAVIKSYKTDTQSVFGLGKDFTDKYWMALIRQVLVAGFISKDIESYGVLKLTTLGDAFLKNPSSFLMTEDHNYEDVNDDSIVVNSKSSNVADEVLVSMLKDLRKKVAKKMNVPPFVVFQDPSLEDMALKYPIKMEELANVHGVSEGKAKKYGKEFLELIQRYVEENDIIRPDDLVVKSTGANSALKLFIIQSVDRKLSLEDIASAKSLDMDALLKEMEQIVYSGTKLNINYWLDEILDEDQQEEIKDYFMDAENDSIKAALKEFDGDYDIEELRLMRIKFISEVAN is encoded by the coding sequence ATGAAATCAATCGAAATTGACTTACATAAAGAATTAAAAAAATATTTCGGATTCAGTCAGTTCAAAGGATTGCAAGAGCAAGTTGTAAATAGTATCATTTATGGCAACAATACTTTTGTAATAATGCCAACTGGCGGGGGTAAATCTTTATGTTACCAATTACCTGCATTAGTGTTAGAAGGTACGGCTATTGTGGTTTCACCACTTATAGCTTTAATGAAAAATCAGGTAGATGCAGTGAGAAGTTTATCAAACGAAATTGGTGTAGCGCATGTATTAAATTCATCTTTAACTAAAACCGAAATTACTCAAGTTAAAGAAGATATTAAAAAAGGAATTACAAAACTTTTATATGTAGCACCTGAATCGCTTACAAAAGATGAGTATGTAGATTTTTTAAACTCGGTACCTTTATCATTTATTGCTATTGATGAAGCCCATTGTATATCGGAATGGGGGCACGATTTTAGGCCCGAATATAGAAACTTACGAAACATTATTCGTAAACTAGGCGACATTCCTATAATTGGGTTAACTGCAACCGCAACACCAAAAGTACAAGAGGATATACTTAAAAATCTTGAAATACCCGATGCGAACGTTTTTAAAGCATCTTTTAATCGTCCAAATTTATACTACGAAGTACGTCCTAAAACCAAAAATGTTGAATCGGATATTATAAAATTCATCAATCAATTTAAAGGTAAATCGGGGGTAATATATTGTTTAAGTCGAAAAAAAGTTGAAGAAATTACTCAAGTTCTTCAAGTAAACGGGATTTCGGCAGTAGCTTATCACGCTGGTTTAGACGCAAAAACCCGTGCAAAACATCAAGACATGTTTTTAATGGAAGATGTAAATGTTGTGGTTGCTACAATTGCATTTGGTATGGGTATTGACAAGCCCGATGTAAGATTTGTAATTCACCACGATATACCAAAATCATTAGAAAGTTATTATCAAGAAACAGGTCGTGCTGGTCGTGATGGAGGCGAAGGTTATTGTTTGGCTTATTATGCTTATAAAGATATTGAAAAGTTAGAAAAATTTATGGCAGGCAAACCACTAGCCGAACAAGAAATTGGATATGCCTTACTGCAAGAAGTGGTAGCTTATTCAGAAACTTCAATATCGCGACGAAAATTTTTATTACATTATTTTGGTGAAGAGTTTGATGAAGTAAATGGTGAAGGTGCCGATATGGATGATAATGCGCGCAATCCTAAAAACAAAACCGAAGCACAAAACCAAGTTTCACTTTTATTAAAAACAATAAAAGATACTAAACAAATTTATAAATCAAAAGAAATTGTACTTACCTTATTAGGTAAAATAAACGCTGTAATTAAATCGTACAAAACAGATACTCAAAGTGTTTTTGGTTTAGGGAAAGATTTTACAGATAAATACTGGATGGCTTTAATAAGACAAGTTTTGGTTGCTGGTTTTATTTCTAAAGATATAGAAAGTTACGGAGTACTTAAATTAACTACACTTGGTGATGCTTTTTTAAAAAATCCTTCATCGTTTTTAATGACAGAGGATCATAACTACGAAGATGTTAATGATGATAGCATTGTTGTTAACAGTAAATCATCAAACGTAGCCGATGAAGTATTGGTTTCAATGTTAAAGGATTTACGTAAAAAAGTTGCAAAAAAAATGAATGTACCACCGTTTGTGGTTTTTCAAGATCCTTCGTTAGAAGACATGGCACTAAAATATCCAATTAAAATGGAAGAATTAGCAAATGTTCACGGCGTAAGTGAAGGAAAAGCAAAAAAATACGGTAAAGAATTTTTAGAATTAATTCAAAGATACGTTGAAGAAAACGATATAATCCGTCCTGATGACTTAGTAGTAAAATCAACAGGAGCAAATTCGGCCTTAAAATTATTCATTATTCAAAGCGTTGATAGAAAATTATCGTTAGAAGATATCGCATCGGCCAAAAGTTTAGACATGGATGCACTTTTAAAAGAAATGGAACAAATTGTTTATTCAGGAACTAAACTAAATATCAATTATTGGCTTGATGAAATTTTAGATGAAGACCAACAAGAAGAAATTAAAGATTATTTTATGGATGCCGAAAACGATTCTATAAAAGCTGCTTTAAAAGAATTTGATGGTGATTATGATATTGAAGAATTGCGTTTAATGCGCATAAAATTCATTAGCGAAGTTGCAAATTAA
- a CDS encoding polysaccharide biosynthesis/export family protein, with product MKKIIIPVIFSGLLLTSCASREKIAYYQNIDQTEIVNKKFETKIKNDDLLMIIVSAQDPVAVQPFNLMSNLTVDPTNQAGGGQMQQQLYLVDDKGFIDFPTLGKIEVANKTKAQIVDDLQKRISKYVINPIINLRIMNFKVTVQGEVKMPGMHKINSERITLMEAITLSGDLTNYGKRDNILVLREENGEIKSHRVDLTKADFINSDFYYLKQNDVVYVEPNKVAVNSSAVGPNVSIYMTAISLLLTTTALILTNTKK from the coding sequence ATGAAAAAGATAATTATCCCAGTAATTTTTTCAGGTTTATTACTTACATCTTGTGCATCAAGAGAAAAAATTGCTTATTACCAGAACATCGATCAAACCGAAATTGTAAACAAAAAGTTTGAAACCAAAATTAAAAACGATGACTTGTTAATGATTATTGTATCTGCACAAGATCCTGTTGCTGTACAACCTTTTAACCTAATGTCGAACTTAACTGTTGATCCAACAAACCAAGCTGGTGGAGGTCAAATGCAACAACAACTTTATTTAGTTGATGACAAGGGATTTATTGATTTTCCTACATTAGGTAAAATTGAAGTTGCTAATAAAACCAAAGCACAAATTGTTGATGATTTACAAAAACGAATTTCAAAATACGTAATAAATCCTATAATAAATTTACGTATTATGAATTTTAAGGTTACCGTACAAGGCGAAGTCAAAATGCCTGGTATGCACAAAATTAATTCAGAACGAATTACTTTAATGGAAGCCATTACACTTTCGGGCGATTTAACTAATTATGGTAAACGCGATAATATTTTAGTTTTACGTGAAGAAAATGGCGAAATAAAATCACACAGAGTTGATCTAACTAAAGCAGATTTCATAAATTCTGATTTTTATTATTTAAAACAAAACGATGTAGTTTATGTAGAGCCTAATAAAGTGGCTGTGAATTCTTCAGCTGTTGGACCAAATGTCTCAATTTACATGACAGCAATTTCGCTTTTATTAACAACAACCGCATTAATACTTACAAATACCAAAAAATAG
- the tatC gene encoding twin-arginine translocase subunit TatC: MSFLNHLEELRWLLVRSSIAILITSVIAVYFNQFIFDVIIFGPKQGSFVTYQFFCDIAQRFNLDQSFCNNELPFVIQNRTMDGQLSVMIWTCLTAGFIMAFPFILWEFWKFISPALYEKERKYAKSFIIVSSFLFFLGVLFGYFILVPLSINFLANFTISSVVENQIDINSYISLVKTTSLATGLVFELPIIIFFLAYLGLITDAFLKEYRRYAYLLILIIAAIVTPPDVISQLIVSIPLIILYECSIIIAKFITKRNLQNEVKQV, from the coding sequence ATGTCGTTCTTAAACCACTTAGAAGAACTAAGATGGTTATTGGTACGCAGTAGTATTGCAATTTTAATTACATCGGTAATTGCCGTTTATTTTAACCAATTTATATTTGATGTAATTATTTTTGGACCCAAACAAGGTAGTTTTGTTACGTATCAATTTTTTTGTGATATAGCGCAACGTTTTAATTTAGATCAATCGTTTTGCAATAATGAATTACCCTTTGTAATACAAAACAGAACCATGGACGGACAATTATCTGTAATGATTTGGACATGTTTAACTGCTGGTTTTATAATGGCATTTCCATTTATTTTATGGGAATTTTGGAAATTCATTAGTCCAGCTTTGTATGAAAAAGAACGCAAATATGCAAAATCGTTTATTATAGTTTCAAGCTTTTTGTTTTTTTTAGGGGTACTTTTTGGATATTTTATTTTAGTACCGTTATCAATTAATTTTTTAGCTAATTTTACCATCAGTTCAGTAGTTGAAAATCAAATAGATATCAACTCATACATAAGTTTAGTAAAAACAACATCGTTAGCAACAGGTTTGGTGTTTGAATTACCTATAATAATCTTTTTTTTAGCTTATTTAGGGTTAATTACCGATGCTTTTTTAAAAGAATACCGCCGATATGCGTATTTATTAATTTTAATTATTGCAGCAATTGTAACCCCACCTGATGTTATTAGTCAATTAATTGTTTCAATACCTTTAATTATACTTTACGAATGCAGTATAATTATTGCAAAATTTATTACTAAACGCAATTTGCAAAATGAAGTAAAGCAAGTTTAA
- the lptB gene encoding LPS export ABC transporter ATP-binding protein: protein MKLRAENLIKTYKGRKVVKGISVEVNQGEIVGLLGPNGAGKTTSFYMIVGLVKPNAGNIYLDDLNITNYPMYKRAQNGIGYLAQEASVFRKLSIEDNILSVLQLTKLSKKEQEAKMESLIDEFSLQHIRTNRGDLLSGGERRRTEIARALATDPKFILLDEPFAGVDPVAVEDIQKIVAQLKNKNIGILITDHNVQETLAITDKTFLMFEGGILKAGIPEELAEDEMVRKVYLGQNFELRKKKLEF from the coding sequence ATGAAATTAAGAGCTGAAAATTTAATAAAAACATATAAAGGTCGTAAAGTAGTAAAAGGCATTTCGGTTGAGGTAAATCAAGGTGAAATTGTTGGTTTATTAGGACCAAATGGTGCAGGAAAAACAACATCATTCTACATGATTGTAGGCTTAGTAAAACCAAATGCAGGCAATATCTATCTAGATGATTTAAACATTACCAACTACCCAATGTACAAACGTGCCCAAAACGGCATTGGCTATTTGGCACAAGAAGCATCGGTATTTAGAAAATTAAGTATCGAAGATAATATACTATCGGTTTTACAACTTACAAAACTTTCTAAAAAAGAACAAGAAGCTAAAATGGAATCGTTAATAGATGAATTTAGCTTACAACATATACGTACAAACCGTGGTGATTTACTATCAGGTGGTGAACGCAGAAGGACCGAAATTGCACGTGCTTTAGCAACCGATCCTAAATTTATTTTATTAGATGAACCTTTTGCAGGGGTAGACCCAGTAGCCGTAGAAGATATTCAAAAAATTGTAGCACAATTAAAAAACAAAAACATAGGTATTTTAATTACCGATCATAACGTTCAAGAAACCTTAGCAATTACTGACAAAACCTTTTTAATGTTTGAAGGTGGAATATTAAAAGCTGGAATCCCTGAAGAACTTGCTGAAGACGAAATGGTACGAAAAGTATATTTAGGGCAAAACTTTGAATTAAGAAAAAAGAAGTTAGAATTTTAA
- a CDS encoding GumC family protein: MMLEDKENVINIKEELFKYLAHWRWFVLSVFVSLICAFVYLKVTPKSYSVSTKILIKDEKSNDLANQLSAFSEAGLLGNSKNNIENEVEILKSRTLILNTLDSLNLNIQYLDVSEVTEVDLYKKSPINVLWNNENIQNVVSIELTNIEGNNFHVSINGNDIGNGSFGKNINTEHGSFIIKKTGSINKSNELKINIFPKIQLAESYRGAVNVAPASKTSSVIDVSIIDKTPEKAADFLNTLVYNYNLGGIKDKRFISENTANFISERLNLIATELGDVESQVEGYKNNNNLSDIETEVKLYLDNLSSFEKSVLENETKINVVNSLIQHVSRAKQDELVPGGLLTDDAGSESIIQEINQLILEKQKRAVNATSENPAYILLEDQIRSLKSNLSASLRRNLSSLQIVKNDYKRQENEMQAKLSQVPRQEREFRIIDRQQKVKEALYLFLLQKREETNITLAATDLNAKVIDKAIVTNKPVAPKSMIILLAALILGAIIPFIVIYVRNLIDTKVKNRFDITDNSDIPFLGDIPTSETSDKLMEVSSRSSAAEAIRIVRTNLDFILSEKAEDECKVIFLTSTISGEGKTFVSSNLAATFSLSGKKVLLVGLDLRNPKLYEYLKINPLGISNFVTSNNKSLNDYILKVEGYENFDVLSSGSIPPNPTEILMSKKIKEVFETLKSQYDYIIVDTAPVSLVTDTLLISKYADATIYVVRANKIDKEMLRIPNELYRDKKLNKLTFVLNDSDVTKGYGYGYGYGYGAKTEEKPFWKKILGLK, encoded by the coding sequence ATGATGTTAGAAGATAAAGAAAATGTAATAAATATTAAAGAAGAATTATTTAAATATTTAGCTCATTGGCGTTGGTTTGTACTAAGTGTATTTGTTTCGTTAATTTGTGCTTTTGTTTATTTAAAAGTAACTCCAAAAAGCTATAGTGTTTCAACAAAAATTTTAATAAAAGACGAAAAAAGCAACGATTTAGCTAATCAATTAAGTGCTTTCTCTGAAGCAGGATTATTAGGTAATTCTAAAAACAATATTGAAAACGAAGTAGAAATTTTAAAGTCAAGAACGTTAATATTAAATACACTTGATTCTTTAAATTTAAATATTCAGTACTTAGATGTATCAGAAGTAACTGAAGTAGATTTATACAAAAAATCACCTATTAATGTACTTTGGAATAACGAAAATATTCAAAATGTTGTTTCTATTGAATTAACTAATATTGAAGGAAATAACTTTCATGTAAGTATTAACGGAAATGATATAGGTAATGGTAGTTTTGGTAAAAACATTAATACAGAACATGGCAGTTTTATAATAAAAAAAACAGGTTCTATTAATAAAAGTAATGAGTTAAAAATAAATATTTTTCCAAAAATACAATTAGCTGAAAGTTATAGAGGCGCTGTTAATGTTGCTCCTGCAAGTAAAACATCAAGTGTTATTGATGTGTCAATTATTGACAAAACCCCTGAAAAAGCTGCAGATTTTCTAAACACATTAGTTTATAATTACAACTTAGGTGGTATAAAAGACAAACGTTTCATTTCTGAAAATACTGCAAACTTTATTTCTGAAAGATTAAATTTAATTGCGACTGAATTAGGTGATGTGGAATCGCAAGTTGAAGGTTATAAAAACAATAATAATCTATCAGACATTGAAACCGAAGTTAAATTATATTTAGACAACTTATCTTCGTTTGAAAAATCGGTTTTAGAAAACGAAACTAAAATTAATGTAGTAAATAGCTTAATACAACACGTTAGCAGAGCAAAACAAGACGAATTAGTTCCTGGCGGCTTGTTAACCGATGATGCTGGTTCTGAAAGTATCATACAAGAAATCAATCAATTAATTTTAGAAAAACAAAAAAGAGCAGTTAACGCAACTTCAGAAAACCCTGCTTATATTCTTTTAGAAGATCAAATTAGATCTTTAAAATCAAACCTATCTGCAAGTTTACGTAGAAATTTAAGTTCTTTGCAAATAGTTAAAAACGATTACAAGCGTCAAGAAAATGAAATGCAAGCAAAACTTTCGCAAGTTCCACGCCAAGAAAGAGAGTTTAGAATTATTGACCGTCAACAAAAAGTTAAAGAGGCTTTGTACTTATTTTTACTTCAAAAACGTGAAGAAACAAATATTACTTTAGCTGCAACTGATTTGAATGCAAAAGTAATTGACAAAGCAATTGTAACTAACAAGCCAGTTGCACCAAAATCAATGATTATTTTATTAGCTGCATTAATTTTAGGTGCAATTATTCCTTTCATAGTTATTTATGTTAGAAATTTAATTGACACAAAAGTTAAAAACAGATTTGATATCACTGATAATTCAGACATTCCGTTTTTGGGTGATATTCCAACATCTGAAACTAGCGATAAATTAATGGAAGTTAGTAGCCGTTCTAGTGCTGCCGAAGCAATTAGAATTGTTCGTACAAACTTAGATTTTATCTTATCTGAAAAAGCAGAAGACGAGTGTAAAGTAATTTTCTTAACATCTACCATATCAGGTGAAGGTAAAACCTTTGTTTCATCAAACTTAGCTGCAACTTTCTCACTATCGGGCAAAAAAGTATTATTAGTTGGTTTAGATTTAAGAAATCCAAAGTTATATGAATATCTAAAAATTAATCCATTAGGAATTTCAAATTTTGTTACATCTAACAATAAATCTCTTAATGATTACATTTTAAAAGTAGAAGGGTATGAAAATTTTGATGTACTTTCATCAGGTTCTATCCCTCCTAACCCAACAGAAATTTTAATGAGTAAAAAAATTAAAGAAGTTTTTGAAACATTAAAATCGCAGTACGATTATATTATTGTTGATACAGCTCCTGTAAGTTTAGTTACCGATACATTGTTAATTAGTAAATATGCCGACGCAACTATTTATGTGGTTAGAGCAAATAAAATTGATAAAGAAATGTTACGTATACCTAACGAATTATACAGAGATAAAAAGCTTAACAAATTAACTTTTGTACTTAACGATTCTGATGTTACTAAAGGTTACGGATATGGCTACGGATATGGCTACGGCGCTAAAACTGAAGAAAAACCATTTTGGAAAAAAATATTAGGATTAAAATAA
- a CDS encoding polysaccharide biosynthesis protein, which yields MGYFILDGIGIEFKLLLPTYYTLGLFFTAHLFLFIYFRTFTGIVRHTTLNDAAKLFFVEVLCFLLLYTVNIAGTLIYGKRLFLNTQLLISITSTFALLLLFRLAVKVTFDLLSNYLNENQLINTVIYGSDERAIAVANAIIAEVPRKYKLKGFINPNTKSSFNRILNLTVIGKIRKVPVLVRTLGANTIILADGNLTKDDKIEIIEDCLKYNIKVYNLPQITDINNQKKVASNIRKIKIEDLLERKPIQINNTIISEQIKDKVVLVSGAAGSIGSEIVWQVANFNPSKLILVDQAETPLHQISLEIAKSKTTAEIHCIIADVRNYSCLEKIFNDYKPNIVYHAAAYKHVPLMEMNPQQAIFTNVLGSKYMADLALKYKSERFVMVSTDKAVNPSNVMGASKRIAEKYVQSLAQKLKSEGITTTKYITTRFGNVLGSNGSVVPLFTKQIENGEPITITHPDIIRYFMTIPEACQLVLEAGSMGNGGEIYIFDMGKPVKIIDLATKMIKLAGLEPNVDIEIKIVGLRPGEKLYEELLNDSATTLPTHHEKIMIAQDIHEDYEFISNQIEELKKMASAYLILDTVAVMKKIVPEFKSLNSKFEKLD from the coding sequence TTGGGATATTTTATTTTAGATGGAATTGGTATCGAATTTAAATTATTGTTACCAACTTATTACACTTTAGGTTTATTCTTTACAGCACATCTTTTTTTATTTATTTATTTTAGAACATTTACAGGCATAGTAAGACACACAACATTGAACGATGCTGCAAAATTATTTTTTGTTGAAGTTTTGTGCTTTCTTTTGTTATATACGGTAAATATTGCTGGAACTTTAATTTACGGAAAACGTCTTTTTTTAAATACTCAATTATTAATAAGTATTACATCTACCTTTGCATTATTACTTTTGTTTCGTTTAGCTGTTAAAGTAACTTTCGATTTACTTTCAAACTATTTAAATGAAAACCAACTGATTAACACTGTAATTTATGGAAGTGATGAACGTGCTATTGCAGTTGCAAACGCTATTATTGCCGAAGTTCCAAGAAAATATAAATTAAAAGGTTTTATTAACCCAAACACAAAAAGCTCGTTTAATAGAATATTAAATTTAACCGTAATAGGTAAGATAAGAAAAGTACCCGTTTTAGTACGTACTTTAGGTGCAAACACTATTATTTTAGCTGATGGGAATTTAACTAAAGACGATAAAATTGAAATTATTGAAGATTGCTTAAAATACAATATTAAAGTATACAATTTACCTCAAATTACAGATATTAACAACCAAAAAAAGGTTGCTTCAAACATTAGAAAAATAAAAATTGAAGATTTATTAGAACGCAAACCAATACAAATAAACAATACAATAATTTCTGAACAAATTAAAGATAAAGTAGTATTGGTATCAGGTGCTGCTGGGTCAATTGGTAGCGAAATTGTATGGCAAGTTGCTAATTTTAATCCTTCAAAATTAATTTTAGTTGATCAAGCCGAAACTCCTTTACATCAAATTTCGTTAGAAATTGCTAAATCTAAAACAACTGCAGAAATTCACTGTATTATTGCAGATGTTAGAAATTACAGCTGTTTAGAAAAAATATTTAACGATTACAAGCCTAATATTGTATACCATGCCGCAGCCTATAAGCACGTACCGCTTATGGAAATGAATCCGCAGCAAGCTATTTTTACTAATGTACTTGGTAGTAAATACATGGCCGATTTAGCTTTAAAATACAAATCAGAACGTTTTGTTATGGTATCTACAGATAAAGCTGTAAACCCTAGCAACGTTATGGGTGCTAGTAAACGTATTGCCGAAAAGTACGTACAATCATTGGCTCAAAAATTAAAAAGTGAAGGTATTACAACAACTAAATACATTACAACACGTTTTGGTAATGTTTTGGGTTCTAATGGTTCAGTTGTTCCATTATTTACCAAACAAATTGAAAACGGCGAACCCATAACTATAACACACCCTGATATTATTCGATACTTTATGACAATTCCCGAAGCATGTCAGTTAGTACTTGAAGCTGGATCAATGGGAAATGGAGGCGAAATTTATATTTTTGACATGGGGAAACCTGTAAAAATTATTGATTTAGCTACAAAAATGATTAAATTAGCCGGCCTTGAACCAAATGTTGATATTGAAATTAAAATTGTTGGTTTAAGACCAGGTGAAAAATTATATGAAGAACTATTGAATGATAGTGCAACTACATTACCTACTCATCACGAAAAAATAATGATTGCGCAAGACATTCATGAAGATTATGAATTTATATCAAACCAAATAGAAGAACTAAAAAAAATGGCATCGGCATACTTAATTTTAGATACCGTAGCTGTTATGAAAAAAATTGTACCTGAATTTAAAAGTTTAAATTCAAAATTTGAAAAACTAGATTAA
- a CDS encoding KpsF/GutQ family sugar-phosphate isomerase yields MNNNFNILAAATSTLKAESDAITKVIDFLNDDFSHAVEAIFNTKGRLIVTGIGKSAHIGQKIVATLNSTGTPSMFLHAAEAVHGDLGMITNNDTILCISKSGNSPEIKVLVPLLKRDGNTLIGMTANSASFLGKNSDFVINAFVEKEADPNNLAPTTSTTVQLALGDALAVALIEMRNFTANDFAKYHPGGALGKKLLLKVHDILDKNNKPFVKTTSSIQEVIFEISNKRLGVTAVLEGKEIKGIITDGDIRRMLAKTTNLAEITAMDIMTLNPKVINSNSKVEDALNIMESFEITQLVVTNNNEYAGIIHLHDILKEGIVS; encoded by the coding sequence TTGAACAACAATTTTAACATATTAGCAGCTGCAACAAGCACTTTAAAAGCTGAAAGCGATGCAATTACAAAGGTAATAGACTTTTTAAACGATGATTTTTCACATGCAGTTGAAGCGATTTTTAACACAAAAGGACGCTTAATTGTAACAGGAATTGGCAAAAGTGCACATATTGGTCAAAAAATTGTTGCAACTTTAAACTCAACAGGCACCCCGTCGATGTTTTTACACGCTGCCGAGGCTGTTCATGGCGATTTGGGAATGATAACAAATAACGATACTATTTTATGTATTTCAAAAAGTGGAAACAGTCCAGAAATTAAAGTTTTGGTTCCACTTTTAAAACGCGATGGAAATACTTTAATAGGTATGACTGCAAATAGTGCATCGTTCCTAGGAAAAAATTCTGATTTTGTAATAAATGCTTTTGTAGAAAAAGAAGCCGACCCAAATAATTTAGCACCAACAACCAGCACTACCGTTCAATTAGCTTTAGGCGATGCTTTGGCTGTTGCTTTAATTGAAATGCGCAACTTTACTGCAAACGATTTTGCTAAATATCATCCCGGTGGTGCTTTAGGCAAAAAATTATTATTAAAAGTTCATGACATTTTAGATAAAAACAATAAACCATTTGTAAAAACAACTTCGAGCATACAGGAAGTGATTTTTGAAATTTCGAACAAACGTTTAGGTGTTACCGCAGTTTTAGAAGGCAAAGAAATTAAAGGCATTATTACCGATGGAGATATTAGAAGAATGTTGGCTAAAACTACCAATTTAGCAGAAATTACTGCTATGGATATTATGACTCTAAATCCAAAGGTAATTAACAGCAATTCAAAAGTAGAAGATGCTTTAAATATTATGGAATCTTTTGAAATTACCCAATTAGTTGTTACAAATAATAATGAATATGCAGGTATTATTCACTTGCACGATATTTTAAAAGAAGGAATTGTATCGTGA